A single window of Nicotiana tomentosiformis chromosome 1, ASM39032v3, whole genome shotgun sequence DNA harbors:
- the LOC104094425 gene encoding probable arabinosyltransferase ARAD1, with protein sequence MVERNAHSMGIFGRKSLFCLFTVTSVLFMLSWSFVLRSAGRPHFVDLNILPNSKLLALADDGNSRSRIQRDGEVPILVDKNRAPKKYNLFKCNPSNQVLKVFMYDLPPQFHFELLGWKAEGKNSIWPNIRNKVPEYPGGLNLQHSIEYWLTLDLLYSEITDNLNGRSAIRVYNSSEADVIFVPFFSSISYNRFSRLKPHQKTSMNTLLQEKLVTFLTAQEEWKRSGGKDHIIVAHHPNSLLDARVKLWPAMFILSDFGRYPPSVANVEKDIIAPYKHVIRNYYNDTSGFDSRPILLYFQGAIYRKDGGFIRQELFYMLKDEKDVHFSFGSVQKDGIKQATEGMHSSKFCLNIAGDTPSSNRLFDAIASHCVPVIISDEIELPYEDILDYSEFCIFVRTSDALKEKFLINLIRSIKKEEWTKMWARLKEVENLFEYRYPSKDNDAVQMIWQAIARKVPAVNLKLHKSWRFYRTPWKERGLKSTLLPKTFW encoded by the exons ATGGTTGAGAGAAATGCACATTCAATGgggatttttggccgaaaatcctTGTTTTGTTTGTTTACGGTTACATCTGTTTTGTTCATGTTGTCTTGGTCCTTTGTGCTGCGTTCAGCCGGTCGGCCTCACTTTGTTGACCTGAATATACTACCCAACTCCAAGCTTCTTGCCTTGGCAGATGATGGGAATTCCCGGTCTAGGATTCAGAGAGATGGTGAGGTCCCTATATTAGTTGATAAGAATAGAGCACCAAAAAAGTACAACTTGTTTAAGTGCAATCCTAGTAACCAAGTTCTTAAAGTTTTTATGTATGACCTGCCCCCTCAGTTTCATTTTGAACTCTTAGGATGGAAGGCTGAGGGAAAAAACAGTATTTGGCCCAATATCCGCAATAAGGTTCCTGAGTATCCAGGTGGATTAAACTTGCAGCACAGTATAGAATATTGGTTGACGTTGGATCTTCTCTATTCTGAAATTACTGACAATTTGAATGGTAGAAGTGCCATAAGAGTGTATAATTCAAGTGAAGCTGATGTCATTTTTGTACCATTCTTTTCGTCAATCAGCTATAATCGGTTTTCAAGGCTTAAGCCGCACCAAAAAACGAGCATGAATACCTTACTACAGGAAAAATTGGTTACCTTTTTAACTGCTCAAGAGGAATGGAAAAGATCAGGGGGGAAAGACCATATTATTGTCGCCCACCATCCGAATAGTCTTTTGGATGCAAGAGTGAAGCTTTGGCCTGCAATGTTCATTCTTTCTGACTTTGGAAGGTATCCTCCAAGTGTAGCTAATGTTGAAAAGGACATAATTGCACCTTATAAGCATGTAATCAGGAATTATTACAATGACACTTCTGGTTTTGATAGTCGACCAATTCTTCTTTACTTCCAAGGAGCTATATACAGAAAAGAT GGTGGGTTTATCAGGCAAGAATTATTCTATATGTTGAAAGACGAGAAAGATGTTCACTTCTCCTTTGGGAGCGTTCAAAAGGATGGTATAAAACAAGCTACAGAGGGAATGCACTCCTCCAAGTTCTGCCTTAACATTGCTGGTGACACTCCTTCATCGAATCGCCTCTTTGATGCGATTGCTAGTCACTGTGTACCAGTCATCATTAGTGATGAAATAGAGCTCCCCTATGAAGATATTCTTGACTATTCAGAGTTCTGCATATTTGTTCGTACCTCAGATGCTCTCAAAGAAAAATTCCTCATAAACCTCATTAGGAGTATTAAGAAAGAAGAGTGGACTAAAATGTGGGCTAGGTTAAAGGAGGTTGAAAATCTCTTCGAGTATAGATATCCTTCTAAGGATAATGATGCTGTTCAAATGATCTGGCAAGCCATTGCGCGTAAGGTTCCTGCTGTTAATTTGAAGTTGCATAAATCCTGGAGATTTTATCGGACCCCTTGGAAGGAAAGAGGGTTGAAATCAACTCTGTTGCCCAAAACTTTTTGGTAA